The Amycolatopsis coloradensis sequence GAGAGCTCGAAGGCATCGTCGACGACGCCCGCGCCCAGCGCACCCGGGGCGCGCAGATCGACCACCTGCTCGACGGTTTCGTCGATCTCGTGGTGCGGCACCGTTCGCTGGTCGCCCTGTTCTCCAGCGACCCCGGCATCGCCCGCGCGATCGAGAAGTCCGTGCACAGCTCGGACAGCTTCAAGAACCGGCTGCTGGAGATCCTCGTCGGCCCCGATCCGGATCTCACCGCGATCGTGACGGCGCAGGTACTGCTGGCTGGGATCGCCGTCGCCGGCGGCTCGCCCGAGGTCGCCTCGCTCGACGACGAGACACTGCGCGAAACGCTCCTGGCCGTCGGACGCAAGCTCTACAACCGCCCGCGCCGACGCTCGTGACCGATGTGTTCAAGACAGCGGCCGCGATCCACGCGACCCTGTCGGCATGAACATCGATCTGAAGACGGCGGCCACGTTCATGGCCACCCAGGCCCGGCTGCTCGACAGGCGGCGCTTCGAGGTCCTTTTCCGCGACGGTGACCCGGCGGCGGCGCTCGCCGCGCTGGAGGCGTACCGCAATCCCGACGGCGGCTACGGCCACGGACTCGAACCGGACTGCCGCTCGGTGACCAGTCAGCCCGCCGGTGCGCTGCACGCTTTCGAGGTCTTCGCCGACGTCGGCAAGTCGACAAGTCCGCGCGCGGCCGAACTCTGTGACTGGCTGGCCTCGATCTCCTTGCCCGACGGCGGGATCCCGTTCGCGCTGCCGATGCCGGATCCGGAGGGCGGCGCGCCGTTCTGGACGAGCGCGGATCCGGCGGTCTCCTCACTGCAGATCACCGCGATCGTCGCGGTGACCGCGCATCGCGTCGCGGCACACGATCCGGCGGTCGCCGCGCATCCCTGGCTCGCGAAGGCAACGCGCTACTGCCTAAATGAGATCGAGAAGCTCGACGAGGCGCCGCACGCGCTCGTGCTCGCTTTCGCGATGAAGCTGGTGGACTCGCTCGGCGACACGCGCCTGGTCGAGAAGCTCGGCCGGTTCGTCCCGGACGACGGTGTGGTCGCCGTCGGCGGCGGGATCGAGGGCGAGGCCATGCGCCCGCTCGACTTCGCGCCGGAACCCGGTGGCCCGGCACGGAAGCTCTTCCGGCCGGAGATCGTCGATGCGGATCTGCGGCGGGTGGCGGGCGGGCAGCACGACGACGGCGGCTGGCGGGTCGACTACACGAGCTATTCGCCGGCCGCCGCGCTGGAGTGGAACGGGATGTTCACCGTGAACACGTTGTCGCTCCTGCGGAACAACGGCTTGGTCTAAGGGAGTCTGCGGAGGAACTCCGGCGGGACGGCGGCGGTGAGCCAGACGCCGTTCGCGCTCACCTGGAATTCGTGACCGGCGGCGGACATCTCCCGGGCGTCCACGGCGAGCAGCACAGGGACGCCGCGCCGCGCCCCGACGGCCCGCGCGGTGTCCACGGTCGCCGAGAGATGCACGGCGTGCCGCTTCATCGGCCGGAGTCCCTCGTGCAGGATCGCGTCGAGGAACCGGGAGACCGTGCCGTGGTAGAGCACCTCCGGCGGGATCGCGGCGGGCAGTGCGAGGTCGACGTCGACACTGTGGCCCTGGCTGGCACGGATCCGCAGCCCGGCCTCGTCGAAAGCGAAGCGCC is a genomic window containing:
- a CDS encoding TetR/AcrR family transcriptional regulator, which codes for MDVVHAEDTRTRLLGTALRLFTEHGVEGTSLQMIADALGVTKAAVYYHFKTKAEITESVAEPVLRELEGIVDDARAQRTRGAQIDHLLDGFVDLVVRHRSLVALFSSDPGIARAIEKSVHSSDSFKNRLLEILVGPDPDLTAIVTAQVLLAGIAVAGGSPEVASLDDETLRETLLAVGRKLYNRPRRRS
- a CDS encoding RNA 2'-phosphotransferase, with the protein product MDKKNLIRVSKRLSRHLRHAPGDIGITLTPDGWVDVDTLLAALRRNGLPLTRTELDEVVEGKNKRRFAFDEAGLRIRASQGHSVDVDLALPAAIPPEVLYHGTVSRFLDAILHEGLRPMKRHAVHLSATVDTARAVGARRGVPVLLAVDAREMSAAGHEFQVSANGVWLTAAVPPEFLRRLP